One Bacteroidota bacterium genomic window carries:
- a CDS encoding glycosyltransferase family 2 protein: MIDVSIITLNYNSTAYTLQCIKSIEEKTAEQVNFEVVVVDNQSDEDNYASLKRASFKPNVRLVFSKQNLGFAGGMMLGLQHASPARYYLFLNNDCVFENDCLSVLLDFMNRELKAGLVTAQMYNSEGRQVHSFTHFQTLTKMLFGVGLLRFFHPNRYPHRKGIYTQPLKVDTIAGSFMFFRAETLSLTGGLDTRYFLYCEEEDASMRTKLAGYEVYLVPEARFTHFEGKSTVTNFATKREYFISLMQYQQKFFSKPVQLVFRLLYAVKVGKKFYKDSKYLALAWFIFNGANPSKSLRYKQSINLSR, translated from the coding sequence ATGATTGACGTTTCTATTATCACACTCAACTACAATAGTACGGCTTATACACTTCAGTGCATCAAATCGATTGAAGAAAAGACTGCTGAGCAAGTGAATTTTGAAGTTGTAGTAGTGGATAACCAGTCCGATGAGGACAATTATGCATCCTTAAAACGTGCTTCATTCAAACCTAACGTCCGGCTTGTTTTTAGTAAGCAGAACCTTGGTTTTGCCGGAGGAATGATGCTGGGACTGCAGCATGCTTCGCCAGCCCGGTATTACCTTTTCCTGAATAACGACTGTGTATTTGAGAACGATTGCCTTTCGGTATTGCTTGATTTTATGAATCGTGAACTCAAAGCCGGTCTGGTTACTGCCCAGATGTACAACTCCGAAGGCAGGCAGGTCCACTCTTTTACGCATTTTCAAACACTTACTAAAATGCTTTTTGGTGTTGGTTTGCTTCGTTTCTTTCATCCCAACAGGTATCCGCACCGAAAGGGCATTTATACCCAACCTCTGAAGGTAGATACCATTGCAGGAAGTTTTATGTTTTTCAGGGCCGAGACTTTATCCCTCACCGGTGGGCTCGATACCCGCTATTTTTTGTATTGCGAAGAAGAAGATGCTTCGATGCGCACCAAACTTGCCGGATATGAGGTTTACCTGGTTCCTGAAGCCCGGTTTACACACTTCGAAGGAAAAAGTACCGTCACCAATTTTGCTACCAAACGAGAATACTTTATTTCGTTAATGCAATACCAGCAGAAATTCTTTTCCAAACCGGTGCAACTTGTTTTTCGCTTGCTTTATGCCGTCAAGGTTGGGAAAAAGTTTTATAAGGATTCAAAATACTTGGCGCTTGCTTGGTTTATTTTCAACGGAGCTAATCCTTCGAAGAGCCTGCGTTACAAGCAAAGCATCAATCTATCGAGGTAA
- a CDS encoding NUDIX domain-containing protein, with protein sequence MTSKTIQKAFSYCPICQSNKLEFDQIKKYTCTACGWEFYQNTAAAVACIVEKNGKVLVVERNREPGKGMFDFPGGFVDPDETAEEAALRELKEELGIEPENLRYLGSAPNHYVYKGIEYTTCDLFFVCELKQPNLSLDISEIASVHWLSAEDLDGEKFAFESMRKALVLYRNQAI encoded by the coding sequence ATGACGAGTAAAACCATACAAAAGGCTTTTTCCTATTGCCCGATTTGCCAATCAAACAAATTAGAGTTTGACCAGATAAAAAAATACACTTGTACAGCATGTGGATGGGAGTTCTACCAAAACACCGCTGCTGCAGTAGCATGTATCGTCGAAAAAAACGGTAAGGTGCTTGTGGTAGAACGCAACAGAGAACCCGGCAAGGGTATGTTCGATTTTCCGGGTGGTTTTGTCGATCCCGATGAAACTGCCGAAGAAGCTGCCTTACGAGAGCTGAAAGAGGAGCTTGGTATTGAACCAGAAAACCTCCGGTACCTTGGTTCGGCCCCTAATCATTATGTGTACAAGGGAATTGAATACACTACCTGCGACCTGTTTTTTGTGTGTGAACTCAAGCAGCCTAACCTGAGCCTGGATATTTCTGAAATTGCTTCGGTGCACTGGCTATCGGCTGAGGACCTGGATGGCGAAAAATTTGCATTTGAATCAATGCGTAAGGCTTTAGTGCTCTATCGGAATCAGGCAATATAA
- a CDS encoding thioredoxin family protein, whose amino-acid sequence MAFTISIGSNAPDFLLTATDGREYSLDSFVQNMFLVIFFTCNHCPYVLGSDEITRLTALKFASSGVRFVAINSNSANTYTEDDFKHMVDRMNEFKFPWVYLHDSTQEIAMAYGALRTPHFFVFDQARRLVYTGRAVDSPRDAAQIKINNLEQVLEELVQGKKLSVTATNPIGCNVKWEGKDKHWMPADACDLV is encoded by the coding sequence ATGGCATTTACTATATCTATTGGCAGCAATGCCCCCGATTTCTTATTGACTGCCACCGACGGCAGAGAATACAGCCTCGATAGTTTTGTGCAAAACATGTTCCTTGTAATTTTCTTTACCTGCAACCATTGTCCTTATGTTCTAGGTTCCGACGAAATAACGCGTTTAACAGCATTGAAATTTGCCTCTTCGGGTGTAAGGTTTGTAGCCATTAATAGCAACAGTGCTAATACCTATACCGAGGATGACTTCAAACACATGGTGGATCGTATGAACGAGTTTAAATTTCCGTGGGTTTATCTGCATGATTCGACACAAGAAATAGCTATGGCTTACGGCGCTCTTCGAACACCTCATTTTTTTGTTTTTGATCAGGCGCGCAGGTTGGTCTATACAGGGCGTGCGGTGGATAGTCCACGCGATGCTGCGCAAATAAAAATCAATAACCTCGAACAGGTTTTAGAAGAGTTAGTTCAGGGAAAGAAATTGAGTGTAACAGCCACTAATCCAATTGGATGCAATGTAAAGTGGGAAGGAAAAGACAAGCACTGGATGCCAGCCGATGCCTGCGATTTAGTTTAA
- a CDS encoding ATP-dependent 6-phosphofructokinase, whose product MDEPKNIRGTIAILTGGGDVPGLNPAIRAITVRALHEGYKVIGLRRGWAGITDLIPDKEADNSDHYMILNEDIVNKAGRTGGTFLHTSRTRPSHVTKNHVPDHLKDKYTNEINDLTPEVIKNIEFLGIDYLIPIGGDDTLSYAVRLYAEGVKVVGIPKTMDNDVAGTEYCIGFSTCVSRTIQICNTLRTSAGSHERILVMEVFGRYSGFTAMLPTIAGAANRCIIPEHKFDIEKLTQLLVEDRNKNPSKYSIAIISEGAMLAGDEQMTYRSQEKDAYGHAKLGGIGDYVASRIKELSPTYNGGRQINVISQQLGYLVRGGEPDAIDSIVPMAYGNLALDIIMKGIHGRLVVLRNGRYDNAPIDVVTSTSKKIDVKRFYNIDRYRPYYKSFEFQPLFIMTGTL is encoded by the coding sequence ATGGACGAACCAAAGAATATTAGAGGCACCATTGCAATCTTAACCGGTGGAGGAGATGTGCCAGGCCTGAACCCTGCCATTCGCGCTATCACAGTTAGGGCCCTGCACGAGGGTTATAAAGTAATTGGCTTGCGTCGTGGTTGGGCAGGAATAACCGATTTAATTCCTGATAAAGAAGCTGACAATTCCGACCATTATATGATACTCAATGAAGATATCGTTAACAAAGCAGGACGCACAGGTGGCACATTTCTTCACACTTCCCGCACCCGGCCCAGCCATGTAACAAAAAATCATGTACCTGATCACCTCAAAGACAAATATACCAATGAAATAAACGATCTAACCCCTGAAGTAATTAAAAACATTGAGTTTCTGGGCATCGATTATCTCATACCCATAGGAGGAGATGACACCTTGAGTTATGCAGTCCGCTTGTATGCTGAAGGGGTGAAAGTGGTAGGCATACCAAAAACCATGGACAATGATGTGGCTGGCACAGAATATTGCATTGGATTTAGCACATGTGTTTCGCGTACTATACAAATTTGCAATACGCTTCGTACCTCTGCAGGTTCGCATGAGCGAATATTGGTAATGGAAGTTTTTGGTCGCTACTCCGGTTTTACTGCCATGCTGCCAACCATAGCTGGTGCTGCGAATCGGTGTATAATACCCGAGCATAAATTTGATATTGAAAAACTCACACAGCTATTGGTAGAGGATCGTAATAAAAACCCCAGTAAATATTCCATTGCCATCATATCGGAGGGAGCCATGCTGGCTGGCGATGAACAAATGACTTATCGCTCGCAAGAGAAAGATGCCTATGGTCATGCCAAACTAGGTGGCATTGGCGACTATGTTGCTTCAAGAATTAAAGAATTATCGCCCACCTACAACGGAGGGCGCCAAATCAATGTAATAAGTCAGCAGCTTGGTTACCTGGTAAGAGGTGGTGAACCCGATGCCATCGATTCCATCGTTCCAATGGCTTATGGAAACCTTGCGCTAGATATCATAATGAAAGGTATCCACGGTAGACTTGTAGTGCTGAGAAATGGTAGATACGACAATGCTCCAATTGATGTGGTAACCAGTACCAGTAAGAAAATCGATGTCAAGCGTTTTTATAACATAGACCGCTACCGGCCTTACTACAAGAGTTTCGAATTCCAGCCATTGTTTATCATGACAGGTACTCTCTGA
- a CDS encoding response regulator gives MDTPLSHILYIDDEMENLSGFKYAFRKHYQVHIAQNAEDAWKILHENPIKVLISDQRMPQISGVQILEKAAIEFPKAFRIVVTGYTEVQDIIAAINKGRIFQFIRKPWEKDEVKVILDNAIRLYDLKQENCKLLDDLKSKNKELSQLNENLEIIVKERTSELQMHKENLESLVKERTRELEIAKIKAEESDALKSAFLSNVSHEIRTPMNAIIGFSELLVSDNSLSDEEREEFKNQIVLNSNSLLRLIDDIIDISRIEANQVSIEYESHSLNQILGEIHTIFHEQKAGMDKSHLKLYADILPQYSPVILTDKIRLHQILSNLIGNALKFTEQGHVCYGYRLEQTGTTKPLIHFFVKDTGIGIDKEAQEYIFDRFRKAELKNKIFRGAGLGLFISKNLVEKFGGKIWLESEPGKGTGLHFEIPYLESQTLQQNLPLSQESQQKQYTFPDKTILVAEDEDSSYIYIHTILKDTQATILRAKNGLEAVNVIFNHPQKIDLVLMDIQMPEMNGYEAISIIKNHNHRIPIIAQTAHALISQQQDVIDSGCDHFLAKPYQKIDLLSSVGKFLCS, from the coding sequence ATGGATACTCCTCTCAGCCACATTTTATACATCGACGATGAAATGGAAAACCTCTCAGGCTTTAAATACGCCTTTCGTAAACATTACCAGGTGCATATTGCCCAGAACGCAGAGGATGCATGGAAGATTTTACACGAGAACCCCATAAAGGTTCTCATCTCCGACCAGCGTATGCCCCAAATCAGCGGGGTGCAGATACTGGAAAAAGCAGCCATTGAATTCCCAAAAGCCTTTCGCATTGTGGTGACCGGATATACCGAAGTACAGGATATTATTGCGGCTATTAACAAGGGGCGTATCTTTCAGTTTATCCGCAAGCCATGGGAAAAAGATGAAGTAAAAGTGATTCTTGACAATGCCATTCGGCTTTACGATTTAAAACAAGAAAACTGCAAGCTGCTCGATGATCTTAAAAGTAAAAACAAAGAATTGAGCCAGCTGAACGAAAACCTCGAAATAATAGTAAAGGAGCGTACCAGCGAACTTCAAATGCATAAAGAGAACCTGGAATCTTTGGTAAAAGAGCGCACCCGCGAACTCGAAATAGCTAAAATAAAAGCCGAAGAAAGTGATGCGTTGAAATCAGCCTTTTTATCGAATGTTTCTCACGAAATACGCACACCCATGAATGCCATCATTGGATTTTCGGAGTTGCTTGTTTCGGACAACAGCCTCAGCGACGAAGAACGCGAAGAGTTTAAAAACCAGATTGTGCTTAACTCCAATTCGCTTTTAAGGCTTATCGACGACATTATTGATATATCGCGCATAGAAGCCAACCAGGTTTCGATTGAATACGAAAGCCATTCATTAAACCAGATTCTGGGAGAAATCCATACCATCTTCCACGAGCAAAAAGCAGGTATGGACAAGTCTCACCTTAAACTATATGCCGACATCCTGCCGCAGTATAGTCCAGTAATTTTAACCGATAAAATCCGGTTGCACCAAATTTTATCGAACCTTATCGGAAATGCCCTTAAATTTACCGAGCAAGGCCATGTGTGTTATGGCTATCGCCTGGAACAAACCGGAACAACCAAGCCACTTATTCACTTCTTTGTAAAAGATACGGGTATCGGTATCGATAAAGAGGCTCAGGAATACATCTTCGATCGCTTCAGAAAAGCAGAATTAAAAAATAAAATTTTTCGCGGAGCTGGTCTCGGTTTATTTATCTCCAAAAACCTTGTCGAAAAATTTGGTGGTAAAATATGGCTCGAATCTGAACCTGGAAAGGGCACTGGTTTACACTTCGAAATCCCCTACCTCGAGAGCCAGACTCTTCAACAAAACCTGCCACTCAGTCAGGAGAGTCAACAGAAACAATATACTTTTCCCGATAAAACCATTTTAGTGGCCGAAGACGAAGATTCGAGTTACATTTATATTCATACCATACTAAAAGATACCCAGGCTACTATTTTAAGAGCAAAAAATGGCCTCGAAGCAGTGAATGTCATTTTTAACCATCCCCAAAAAATAGATTTGGTATTAATGGACATTCAAATGCCCGAAATGAATGGTTACGAAGCTATTTCGATCATAAAAAACCACAACCACCGCATACCTATCATTGCACAAACAGCCCACGCGCTTATCAGCCAACAGCAGGATGTAATTGATTCGGGGTGCGATCATTTTCTGGCCAAACCCTATCAGAAAATCGATCTTCTTTCTTCGGTAGGAAAATTCTTATGCTCGTAG
- a CDS encoding response regulator — protein sequence MQFNWHNKTVLVAEDDPINFRYLQLLLEKRTGIKIVWAKDGIEAYEKMVNHSGIDIVLLDLQLPELNGLDVLKHARAYCSDIPVIMQTANSWNNEQEMSLELGANAFFVKPLNIDALFECMDQCFHEYAEKKSSQSSKINQIV from the coding sequence ATGCAATTTAATTGGCACAATAAAACTGTCCTCGTTGCCGAAGATGATCCGATAAACTTCAGGTATCTGCAATTATTACTGGAAAAAAGAACCGGCATAAAGATCGTATGGGCGAAAGATGGTATTGAGGCTTATGAAAAAATGGTGAACCATTCGGGCATTGACATCGTACTTCTCGATTTGCAACTTCCCGAATTAAACGGCCTTGATGTCCTCAAACATGCACGTGCTTATTGCAGCGATATTCCAGTAATTATGCAAACCGCCAATTCGTGGAACAATGAACAGGAAATGAGTCTGGAGTTAGGTGCCAATGCTTTTTTTGTCAAACCGCTTAATATAGATGCACTCTTCGAATGCATGGATCAATGTTTCCATGAATATGCCGAAAAGAAGAGTTCACAATCTTCCAAAATCAATCAAATTGTCTAA
- a CDS encoding diphosphate--fructose-6-phosphate 1-phosphotransferase, whose product MIKSALQKAREQYNPKLPSSLKGQVKVVEGKKTESIADQAEIAKLFPHTYGMPLLTFEPGAKKSYQAINVGVILSGGQAPGGHNVIAGLFDGLKSLNPNNKLYGFLGGPSGLVDNKYMEITSKVVDEYRNTGGFDIIGSGRTKLEKESQYDQGLGNCKSLGIKALVIIGGDDSNTNACVLAEYYKKIDAGVQVIGCPKTIDGDLKNEMIETSFGFDTACKVYSELIGNIQRDANSAKKYWHFIKLMGRSASHIGLECALQTQPNITLISEEVEQKKQTLVAIVNSIAEVIAKRAANGENFGTVLIPEGLIEFIPEMKKLMAELNDVMAHKENEFSKLETKLEKRKFIAAELTSELSGVYSSLPTDIADQLIMDRDPHGNVQVSKIETEKLLIEMVETRLKQMQKNNQYNGKFAAQNHFFGYEGRCAAPSNFDADYTYSLGYTAAVLIGEEKTGYMASVRNLTAPADKWIAGGIPVTMMMNMERRHGEMKPVIQKALVDLNGAPFKAFEKHRADWANQTLYVYPGPIQYFGPTEVCDAPTKTLQYEKA is encoded by the coding sequence ATGATTAAAAGTGCATTGCAAAAAGCCAGGGAACAATACAATCCCAAGCTACCCTCATCACTCAAAGGACAAGTAAAAGTTGTTGAAGGAAAAAAAACTGAGTCAATAGCCGATCAGGCCGAAATCGCTAAATTATTTCCCCATACCTATGGCATGCCGCTGCTTACGTTCGAACCGGGTGCAAAAAAAAGCTACCAGGCAATTAATGTAGGCGTTATTCTTTCGGGTGGTCAAGCACCAGGCGGGCACAATGTAATTGCCGGTTTGTTCGATGGATTAAAATCACTTAACCCAAACAACAAGCTTTATGGTTTTCTGGGCGGACCATCCGGGCTTGTCGATAACAAATACATGGAAATCACTTCAAAAGTAGTAGACGAATACCGCAATACAGGAGGTTTTGACATTATTGGATCGGGCCGAACCAAACTCGAAAAAGAATCGCAATACGATCAGGGACTAGGCAATTGCAAATCGCTTGGCATCAAAGCACTTGTTATCATTGGTGGCGACGACTCCAATACCAATGCCTGCGTGCTGGCCGAGTATTACAAAAAAATAGATGCCGGTGTTCAGGTAATTGGCTGCCCCAAAACCATCGACGGCGACCTTAAAAACGAGATGATAGAGACATCCTTTGGTTTCGACACTGCTTGCAAAGTATACAGCGAACTGATTGGCAACATACAGCGCGATGCCAACTCAGCTAAAAAATACTGGCACTTCATTAAGCTCATGGGTCGCTCGGCTTCACACATCGGTCTCGAATGTGCCCTGCAAACCCAACCAAATATCACACTGATTTCTGAAGAGGTTGAACAAAAAAAGCAAACCCTCGTGGCAATTGTCAATTCTATTGCAGAGGTAATAGCCAAACGTGCCGCCAATGGAGAGAACTTTGGTACAGTACTCATCCCTGAAGGGCTGATTGAATTCATACCGGAAATGAAAAAACTCATGGCCGAATTGAACGATGTCATGGCGCACAAAGAAAATGAGTTCAGCAAACTGGAAACCAAACTTGAGAAAAGAAAATTTATTGCGGCCGAACTAACTTCAGAATTGTCAGGAGTTTATAGCAGCTTGCCTACCGACATTGCCGACCAGCTTATTATGGATCGCGACCCTCATGGCAATGTGCAGGTATCGAAGATCGAAACCGAGAAATTACTCATCGAAATGGTTGAGACCCGCTTGAAACAAATGCAAAAGAACAACCAATACAACGGCAAGTTTGCTGCCCAGAACCACTTCTTCGGATACGAAGGCCGCTGTGCAGCTCCTTCGAACTTCGATGCCGACTATACCTATTCGCTTGGTTACACTGCAGCAGTGCTTATTGGCGAGGAAAAAACCGGTTACATGGCCTCAGTAAGAAACCTCACTGCTCCTGCTGACAAATGGATTGCTGGTGGCATACCAGTTACCATGATGATGAACATGGAGCGTCGTCATGGCGAAATGAAACCCGTAATTCAGAAAGCCCTTGTCGACCTGAACGGTGCACCATTTAAGGCATTCGAAAAACATAGGGCTGATTGGGCAAATCAGACTCTTTATGTATATCCCGGTCCAATACAATATTTCGGGCCAACTGAAGTGTGCGATGCACCTACTAAAACGCTTCAATACGAAAAAGCATAA
- a CDS encoding SPOR domain-containing protein codes for MKLTRFILFMSVAMLVTSCNFFKKQKLFSKDVDTLLTQSPAMVEAVEDTVEIEQIVAETEPVDLNNETRIGYSTDRYYMIVGSFLSEKLAMKYANTILDMGYKPQVIYSSSAGYYRVSAKSYTDFKTAVNDIPVFREAVTSRAWVHVKK; via the coding sequence ATGAAACTCACACGATTTATCTTATTTATGTCGGTTGCCATGCTGGTAACTTCCTGTAATTTCTTTAAAAAGCAGAAACTATTCAGCAAAGATGTAGATACTCTTTTAACTCAATCCCCAGCTATGGTTGAGGCAGTCGAGGATACAGTTGAGATTGAACAGATAGTTGCAGAAACTGAACCGGTTGACCTGAATAATGAAACCAGAATTGGCTATTCTACCGATCGCTATTACATGATTGTAGGTAGCTTTTTAAGTGAGAAACTGGCCATGAAATATGCCAACACCATACTGGATATGGGTTATAAACCCCAGGTTATCTATTCTTCCAGCGCTGGATATTATCGTGTTTCGGCCAAGTCATATACCGATTTTAAAACAGCCGTGAACGATATTCCTGTCTTTCGCGAAGCAGTGACCAGCAGAGCCTGGGTACATGTAAAGAAGTAA
- a CDS encoding MFS transporter: MQKTSMRQSGIRWVVLLVISSIMAANYFFYDVLSPLQGKLREVFGFSNSEYGFLVSAYSISNVFLLMAIIGGIILDKIGIRITGSLFVGFMAVGSLLTYYGSTDYFNQGGIAYNFFNSFLVSYSPALKMMTFGFFLFGLGAETSIVVISKIIVKWFKGKELAFALGLNISVARMGTLMAFLFSASLADSNPWNKPIWLGAMALLIGALAYGIYIMFDLKIDREAELIKERSEQEEFKLSDLKDIIKIPALIYITLLCVTFYSAVFPFLKYAPDMLVNRFAFTPQKAGMIAAILPMGTILFTPLFGLFTDYKGKSASIMILGSLLIIVAHLMFVYLPLNPYVPMFILGIGFSLVPAAMWPSVAKIVDNNKIGTAYGFMFSVQNLGLWLFAILIGLVLDVSNPGVTQELVKDGLAKYDYTKPILMLVFLGILGILFAMLLRREDRKAGIGLEKPNVKKD; the protein is encoded by the coding sequence ATGCAAAAAACTTCTATGAGGCAGTCAGGAATCCGTTGGGTTGTGCTGCTCGTGATTAGCTCCATAATGGCTGCCAATTATTTTTTCTACGATGTACTTTCTCCTTTACAGGGAAAGCTTCGGGAGGTGTTTGGCTTTTCGAACAGCGAATATGGTTTTTTGGTATCGGCTTATTCCATATCCAATGTTTTTTTGCTGATGGCCATTATTGGTGGGATTATTCTGGATAAAATAGGTATCCGAATTACTGGTTCGCTATTCGTAGGTTTTATGGCAGTTGGCTCGCTTCTGACCTATTATGGTTCGACCGATTATTTTAACCAGGGAGGCATAGCCTATAATTTTTTCAACTCATTTTTGGTATCCTATAGCCCGGCATTAAAAATGATGACCTTTGGATTTTTTCTTTTTGGACTGGGTGCCGAAACCAGTATTGTGGTGATCAGTAAGATTATTGTAAAATGGTTTAAAGGAAAAGAACTTGCTTTTGCTTTGGGTCTCAATATTTCAGTTGCCCGTATGGGTACTTTAATGGCTTTTCTGTTTTCGGCTTCACTGGCCGATTCGAATCCCTGGAACAAACCTATCTGGCTTGGTGCAATGGCGCTATTAATAGGAGCTCTCGCTTATGGTATCTATATTATGTTCGACCTTAAGATTGACCGCGAAGCTGAGTTGATTAAAGAACGCAGTGAGCAGGAAGAGTTTAAACTTTCGGATTTAAAGGATATTATTAAGATTCCTGCCTTGATATATATAACCTTGCTTTGTGTTACCTTTTATTCGGCGGTTTTTCCATTTCTGAAATATGCACCTGATATGCTGGTAAACAGGTTTGCCTTTACTCCTCAAAAAGCAGGTATGATAGCTGCAATTCTGCCAATGGGGACCATTCTTTTTACACCCTTGTTTGGATTATTTACCGATTACAAAGGCAAAAGCGCTTCGATTATGATTCTTGGCTCGCTTCTTATTATTGTGGCTCACCTGATGTTTGTTTATCTTCCACTTAATCCATACGTACCTATGTTTATTCTGGGTATTGGTTTCTCACTGGTTCCTGCAGCTATGTGGCCCAGTGTGGCTAAAATTGTTGATAACAATAAAATTGGAACAGCCTATGGGTTTATGTTTTCTGTTCAGAATTTAGGTTTGTGGTTGTTTGCAATACTTATTGGCCTGGTACTCGACGTTTCGAACCCTGGTGTGACACAGGAGCTTGTAAAAGACGGACTGGCAAAATACGATTATACCAAACCCATACTCATGCTTGTATTTCTGGGCATACTGGGTATATTGTTTGCAATGCTCCTGCGTCGCGAAGACCGAAAAGCAGGGATTGGCCTGGAGAAACCCAATGTGAAAAAAGACTAA